A segment of the Melioribacteraceae bacterium 4301-Me genome:
ATGTCGATACCGATAAAATAATTGAGCCTTATTTAGAAGAAGAACTGGATAAGCCAAAAGAAAAGAAACAGAAAACTATAGCTGAAGATCAGATTGTACCTGAGATTGATAAAGATGAAGAAGCGAAACTGCCTGAGCAGTGGGAAGAGGAGATTGATTATGTATTTCCGAAGTTAGACCTATTAACAATGCCTGAAGATGAAGAAGTTAAAATTCATGAAGAAGAGTTAAAACGGAATGCTGAGTTATTAAAAGAGAAACTTTCATTGTTTGACATTCAAATTGAAGATATAACTGTAACCCCTGGTCCAGTGGTAACACTTTATGAAATTGTACCCTCACCTGGAGTTAAAATAAGCAGAATTGTTAGTCTTGAGCATGACATTGCATTAGCATTAGCAGCACGTGGAATAAGAATTATTGCTCCAATTCCTGGTAAAAGTGCAATAGGTGTAGAAATTCCAAATGCTGAAGCTTCACTTGTTAGAGCAAGATCAGTTATTGGAAAACTAAAAGAAGCAAAAGCTGAGCTCCCCTTAGCACTTGGGAAAACAATTTCTGGTGAAGTTTATATAACTGACCTTGCAAAAATGCCTCATTTATTAATTGCTGGTTCTACTGGTTCTGGAAAAAGCGTTGGTATAAACATGATTATAAACAGCTTAATTTTTTCCAAGCATCCTTCAGAGGTTAAATTTGTAATAATCGATCCAAAGAAAATTGAATTGTCCTTTTACAAAAAATTAAATAAACATTTTTTAGCAATATCTCCGGATATTGAGGAAGAGATAATTACATCTCCCTCTTATGCTCTTTTAGCATTGAAGGCAGTAGAATACGAAATGGAAAAAAGATATGATAAACTCGCAAAAGCAGGAGTTAGAAATATTGTTGATTACAATAAAAAAATCTCAAATCCCAAGACAAGACCTAAAGATACAGATGAAATGAAGCATTATAAGTTGCCGTACATAATAATTATAATTGATGAGCTTGCAGATTTGATGATAACCTCGGGTAAAGAAGTTGAAGAACCAATTGCAAGATTAGCGCAGCTTGCACGCGCAGTTGGAATTCATTTGATTGTTGCTACTCAAAGACCATCGGTTAATGTTATTACTGGTACTATTAAAGCTAATTTTAGTGCAAGAATGGCTTATCAGGTGGCAACTAAAATTGATTCAAGAACAATACTTGATATGAACGGGGCAGAACAACTTTTAGGTGCGGGGGATATGCTCTTTTTACCTGGTGGCGTACCTAAACCAATAAGAATTCAAAATGCTTTTATAAGCACTGAAGAAGTAGAACGAGTTACTAACTTTATTTATGCACAAAAAGGTTTTTCTAAACGATATTTTCTTCCCTCTTTATATGAAAAGAAAAAAGAAGGTGCTGGCGATTACCTTTCAGAACTTGACCCGATGTTTGAAGAAGCTGCTAGGATTGTTGTACGGCATCAACAAGGTTCAGTTTCTCTTCTTCAACGACGCCTTAAACTTGGTTATTCCCGTGCTGCAAGAATTGTAGACCAATTAGAGCAAGCAGGTATTGTGGGTCCTTCTGAAGGCAGCAAAGCAAGAGAAGTTATTGTAGAAAACGAAGAACAATTAGAAACCATATTAAGGTCCTTATAAAATGATAATTCGAAGCTTAATCCTTTTTTTCATTTCGACACTTTTATTCCCCCAGTCTGGTAAATCTATTCTAACTAAACTTCAACAGAAATATTCCAACATTAAAACTTTTTCCGCATCTTTCCAGCAAAAAATTAAAGGACAAAACAACTTCGAAGTAAATGCTAAAGGTAAATTTTATTACTCGCAAAAAAATAAGTTTATCATTGAATTTAATAATCAAGTTATTGTTAGTGACGGCAATACCGTGTGGAATTACAACAAAAAGAGCAAACAAGTTATAATAAGCTCAATTACTGATGAGCCGACTTCTTTATCTATTGATCGAATAATTTATGACTATCCTTCAATCTGCAATGTTACATTGGAAAAAAATTCTGATAAGAATCCTGCTTTTACAGTCTTAATGTTAACCCCAAAAGACGAAGACGCTCCTTTTAAGGATGTAAAGATATGGGTTACTCAAGATTATTTAATTAATAAATTAGAAATCAGTGATTTAAGTGGAAGTACATTTATTTTCGAATTGAGCAACATAGAACTGAATAAAGACTTATCAAATATGGATTTTGTTTTCACCCCCCCTAAAGGAGTACGTGTTATTGATCTTAGATAAAATAAATACTCGTTCTGTAAAGAAAATTTTAGGATTTATTTTACCGCTGGTCTTTACAATTTTCTTTTTGCTGCTTGCATTTCAAAATGTTGACTTGAAAAAGTCAATCTGGCTAATAACTAATACATCACTTCCTTGGCTTTTGGTTTTTATTTTTATTTTCTTTTTTTCTCATTTTATTAGAGCAATTAGATGGAAAATAATTATTAATTCCATTAAAAAAGAAACATCTTTGCTCAATCTTTTTAGTGCGGTAATGATTGGCTACGGTGTAGGTTGTGTTGCTTCCCGTCTTGGCGAGGTTTATAGAGGTTTTTTTTTAGGCAGATGGGAAAAGTTATCCAGAACGTCAATGTTCGCAACTGTTGTTGTAGAAAGAATTATTGATATGTTGGCACTCGGATTTTCATGTGTAGTAAGTATATATATTTATTCAGGCGACTTGTTAAATGAGGTTATTTGGTTGAAAGCATCACTAATTGTTGCTTTCAGCGTAATGGCTGTTTTTATTGCTCTTATTTATTTATTAATTGTGAAGAAAGAAAGTTTCTATAATGCTATCGTTAAATTTGTTGGGAGGTTTTCACATAAAATGGCTGACTTTTTAGCTAAGACCTTCACAACGCTCTTAGAAGGTTTTAGTAGTATTAAAGGAATTAAAAGTTATTTACTGATTTTAGTTTACTCTGTAATTATTATGCTGCTTTACGCATTAAATGCTTATATCGGTTTTTATATTTTAGAATTAGAGAATACATATACTATTACATTTGGAATGGCTTGGGTATTAATGACAATAAGTGCTTTTGGAGTTGTGATACCTACTCCGGGTGCAACGGGCTCGTATCATCTGATTACAATTTTTGTACTAACGCAGCTATATAATTTTAACTACACGGAAAGCGGTGCATATGCAATATTAACACACTTTATTTCTTATGTTTCTTTTATTGTTTCATCGTTGCTTTTACTATACGTAGTCAATAGAAGGAACTTTAAGAAAGGTATACCAAAAGAAAATTTTCTTTCTGTGTTTAGATTAAATATGGATGAGAAATGAAAAAACTATTTATGATTATATTGATATTTGCAACAGCTATTACAACAACAGCTCAAATAGATTTAAGTTTTGGAATGGGTTTAGATTTCAATAATGTTTCTTCTTACCGTGATTATGTGAACGAGAATTTTGCACCGGCAGATAATCAAATATCAACCTTTAAAAGTTCAGTAATGTTTTTGTCTGAAGTAGATTATTATTTGCCTGATAAATTCCAGATTGGACTTGAATATAACTTATTAATTGATTCTTATAATACTCCCGTAGGCGTAGCAGGTATTTATGAAATTTCTTACAATGTTCATCGACCCTCATTACTTGGTTATTATGTTATTTATGGTAAAGGGTATAAATTTAAATTTGGTGTGGGTGCGGGCCCTAGATTTGCTTCTTTAACCGAAAAAATTGTTACTCAAACTAACTATAATTCAACGGGACTGGGATTTCTTCTTAAGGCTGAAGGGCATACTGCCTTGAGTACTAATTTTTATGCAGTTATCGGTGTTGATGCGAGATATGATTTAGTAGGTGAGCCTTCCTATTCGAATGGTAAAATACATAACAACGTTAACGGAGAAAATCTTAATCTTAATTCTATTTCAGTAGGATTAAAACTTGGAATTTCACTTACTTTTTAAGGAGTAGTTTTTGAATATAATTGAGTCAATTTTTTTGGGAGTAATACAAGGACTTACTGAGTTCTTGCCAATCAGCAGTACAGGCCACTTAACTTTAGCTGGCAAATTAATGAAATTAATTTCAGATACTCATCCTGAGCAATGGACTGCATTTATTGCTGTTATTCAGCTTGGTACAATGATTGCCGTTTTTGTTTATTTTTGGAATGACCTTATTAGCATTGTAAAAGATTTTATCTGGCAAAGTTTAATTAAAAGAAAAAGTTTTGCAGAACAAAACATAAATTCTAAATTAGGCTGGTATTTAATTATTGGAACAATTCCAGTTGTAATTGTGGGCTTAGGATTTAAAAACATCATCGAGGGTGCAATTACAAAAAATCTTTTTGTAATTTCTTCGAGTTTAATTGTGCTTGCAATATTTTTAGCAGCAGCTGAAAAAATATCCTCTTTTAATAAAAAGATAGAAAATATTAAGTGGTACGATGCACTTTTAATAGGTATAGCCCAATGCCTTGCTTTAATTCCAGGCTCGTCAAGATCGGGTACCACAATAACAGCGGCTTTGCTTCTTGGATTTGAAAGAGAAACTGCTGCTAAATTTTCTTTTTTGTTGAGTCTTCCGGCTGTTTTAGGAAGTGGATTGTTAGAACTTTACGAGTCACTTAAATTTATAGACTCTTCAATAACAATTAATCTCATATTGGCTACAATTATTTCGGCTGCCGTTGGTTACCTTTCTATTGAGTTTTTATTGAAATATTTACGTAAACATACGACTTACGTTTTTGTTTATTACAGAATTACAATTGGATTGCTAATTCTTGCCCTAATATTATTTGGTGTAATTACTAAATAGGAGGAAACATGAAATTTGTTTCTGTATTATTGATTTTTTTGTTTATTATTACCTCAGGTTGTAATAATAAACGAAACGAAGGCGAACAAAAAATTAATAATAGCAGCGAGGACAAATTGAATGAATTAATGGATACGAAAAATGGTGAGAAACTTATTGCAACAGTCTACACTACAATGGGAAATTTTGAAATTGAACTTTACCCAAAACTTACTCCTGTTACAGTTAAAAACTTTGTTGGACTGTCGTTAAGAAAGTATTATAACGGTGTAACTTTTCATAGAGTAATAAAAGACTTTATGATACAAACAGGCGACCCTACAGGCACTGGTGAAGGGGGGGAAAGTATCTATGGCGGCGAGTTTCAAGATGAATTTAATTCATCGTTGAAACACGATTCACCAGGTGTTGTTTCAATGGCTAATAGTGGACCAAATACTAACACGAGCCAATTTTTCATTACTGTTGTTCCTACACCTTGGTTAAATGGTAAGCATACAATTTTTGGCAGAGTAGTTAAAGGCATGGATGTGGTTTTTGCTATTAGTAAAGTTAAAACGGGACCTATGGATAGACCAATAGAGCCTGTGGTAATTGACTCAATTGAAGTAGTTAAAAGAAAATAAAAATGAAAGATCCTGAGTTTTTTACTTCACGGTGGGGTTTAATTTTAGCAACTTTGGGGATTGCTGTAGGCACTGGTAATATTTGGAGATTTTCGCGGATAGTTGCTCAAAATGGGGGAGGATCATTTCTTATTCCATGGGTTATTTTTCTTCTAATTTGGTCAGTACCTTTAATAATAACAGAGTTCGCAATAGGTAAATTAACAAGATATGCCCCAGTAGGAGCATTTACAAAAACTGCAGGCAGTAAGTTCACATGGATGGGCGGCTTTGTGGCGTTTGTAACTATAGCTATAATGTTCTATTATTCTGTTGTGACTGGTTGGTGTATCAAATACATGATTTCTGCATTCACTGGAAATTTATTTAATGTGAGCGACCAGCTTCAGAATTGGAATGAATTTTCTTCCAGTTATTGGCCAATGTTTTTCCATTTTATCTCTATGCTGTTGGGTTCTGGAGTAGTTTATTTTGGTGTAGTTAAAGGTATAGAAAGAACAAGTAAATTCTTAGTTATTACTTTGCTTGTAATCTTATTTGTCCTTTTATTTCGTGCGTTAACTTTGCCAAATTCTTTTGAAGGTATTAAATTCTTTTTTACACCGCAATTAAAATATATTACTGATTATAAAGTTTGGCTAAGTGCATTAACACAAAATGCATGGGATACCGGCGCTGGCTGGGGCTTGATTTTAACTTATGCAACTTACATGCGGCAAAAAGAAGATATCCCTTTAAATGCAGCATTAATTGGTTTTGGAAATAATTCTGTATCCTTGATGGCAGGTATAATTATTTTTTCTACTGTTTTTGCATTAAGCAGTAATAACGCCATTGAACAAATTATGCAATCAGGTCCTGCAAATACAGGAATTACTTTTATTTATCTTCCAATTCTGTTTTCAAAATTTTCAAATAGTTATTTCGTTAACTCAATGTTTGCTTTCTTATTCTTTCTGGCGCTTTCTTTTGCCGCTATTTCATCATTAATTTCAATGATAGAACTTGCTACGCGAACTTTAATTGATTTTGGTTTAATAAGAAAAAAGGCAGTTATGATAGTTGGTATAGCGGGGTTTTTATTCGGTCTTCCAACCTCTCTTAGCTTAAAAATTTTTTTAAACCAAGATTGGGTTTGGGGTGTCGGTTTACTGATTAGCGGTGCATTTATGGCTTTTGCTGTTAATAAGTTTGGCGTGGATAAGTTTAGAGATGAGATAATTAATGGTATTGGCAGCGATGTAAAAGTAGGCAGCTGGTACAACTTCTTAATTAAATTTGTTATTCCAATAGAGGCAATAATATTAATTTTTTGGTGGCTAATTTCTTCTATTACATGGGATAGTGAATGGTGGAATCCTTTTCATATTGAAAATGCGGCTACGTGTATTTTTCAATGGGGAATAGTATTGATTGTATTAATTATTTTAAACGAAAAAATTACAAGACAAATACAGCGGGCAAGCAATTGAGCTTTTACGTCGTAATTAATATGGTCGTTGTGTTGAGTGTTGTATGGGGAGGTTTTACTTTTTTCTTGTATAAAGCAGTAAAAAAAGAAAACGAGAAACAAGCTAACGATTGATAAAAATATGTCTAAACCTAAGATTCAAAGTGTTAATGAACTGCCTAATTGTTTAACAAAAAAGAAATTACAGCCTGTATTTTTTTTCTTCGGGGAAGATTTTTATTCCATTGATAATGCAGTTAAAATGGTACTTGAGGCGGTGCAGCCTTTAATTGCTTCCGAGTTTGATAAAGAGATAATAAGCATAGAAAAGGGAGGAAAAAGCTTAAGCGAAATTTTAGACAACGCCTACACATTTCCTTTTGGCGGTAAGAAAAGATTAATTATTATAAAGAATTTTGAAAAAACAACAGATAAAAAATTGTTAATAAATTATCTTAAGCAACCCCCAGAATTTACTATTCTCGTAATAGCATATTATGATAAAATTACTGACGTTTCTAAAGAACCGTTTAACACGTTAAATAAGTTTAACTTTATCTTTGAAGCAAAAAAACCAGATGAAGATGACCTTTCAATATGGATTGCTGAAAAAGCAAAAGAAAATAAAATTACCATTAGTAACGAAAATGCTAAAATGCTTATTGATATAGTTGGTAATGATAAATTTTTGATAGAAATGCAACTAAAAAAAATTTATAACTTCCTTAACGAGGGAGATGAAATTACATTAGAAATAATACAAAATTTAGCTTCCTATACTAAAGAGTTTTCCATTTTTGATCTTCAAGACGCACTTGGGAAAGGAGATAAACTAAAAGCCTTGGATATTGCTTATAATCTTTTAGATAACGGAAATGAAATAACGTACATCTTGGCAATGCTTACAAAATTTATAGCTACAGTAGCTCAATCAACAGAAATGATTTCCCAAAATGTAAATGATAATGAAGCATCAAAAAAGATAGGGGTCAGTTGGGCTTATTACGTTAATTGTAAAAAAGCCAAGTATTTTTTATCAGATAAACATTTGCTCAACGCATCAATGGCTTTATTAGAAGCTGATGCAATGGTTAAAACAATGTCTGTAGATGTGAAAACTATTATTTCAATGCTTATTTCTAATATGATAAAAGAATAAGACATGGGAAATTTACTCAATGTGGTTTTATTTTTATATTATAATTCTAAAAAGCTTGATTACAGCCAAAATTGTTTTTCAAAAATAATGTAGTGTAAATCACTTATTGGTGAAATTAAATTGTAGGAGGTGGATTTACATTTTTTGATACTAATTTATACAGCTATTTTAGATAATTAATAAATACAGTAATTAGATTTGTGAAACTTTTTAAGAAAAGAGAGAGTATAATTGACACAAAATAAGCAACTTGAATCTTTAACTGATGAGGAATTAATTAAAGAGTTTCAGGATAACGATACTATTGAGGCATATGAGATTTTGGTTAAACGCTATAAAGACCCGCTGATGAATTTTGTCTTTAGGTTTGTTGGTGACCGAGATGTCTGCACAGATATTGTACAAGATACAATGATAAAGTTTTATCTAAATAAAGATTCATACCGTTCTTTTGCAAAATTTTCAACGTGGATTTATACTATAGCCGGCAACCTTGCTAAAAATGAGTTGAAAAGAAGAAAACGCAGAACAATATTTTCTCTTAATAACGATGAAGAAGATAGGACAATACAAGTCGAAGATAAAACTTTTTTTGCACCAGATAGGGTTGCCGATAGTCAAATTAAAGGAGAAATTATTCAAAGGGCTTTAATGAAAGTTAAACCTGTTTATAGAGAGGTAGTTATATTGAGAGATATTCAAGGTCTTTCTTATGAGGAAATAGCCGAAATTAGTGGGTTATCTTTAGGTACTGTTAAATCAAGAATTAATAGGGGGAGAACACATTTGCAAAAACTTTTGGAAAAAATATATAAAGAGTAACGCCTATGGGAATTAAAAATTACAACGATAGTGAAGCAAAATACTCAAGTATAATTTCTCAACTGAAAAGTTTGCCTCAAATAAAAGCTCCTGCAGATTTTGAACTTAAGCTGATGATTAAAATTCGTAACAACGAACTTGACTACCAAAAGTATAAAGACAGACAATTTAGTTTAATTAAATTCTTTGCACCAACTGCTGCTATAATAATTGTATCGGCTGTTTTGTTCTTTGTTTTGATAACTCCTCAACCTGAGGCTGAAAATCCTTTAATGATAGAACCTAAGCTTATAGAAAATAATATTCAAAACAACAGCCAAGTAGCTTCTGTGGGTCAATCTAAAATTAAAGGAAATAACACTTATACTAATAAAACAATACTGCCACCCCAAAGCTCTAAATGCCCTTTCGTAGTTAAACCGAATGACGTAGTGGTTTCTGTTGAAAAAAATAATGTTCCCCTTAATTCCGATAAAACTATAAATCTTGACGAATACATATCAGGACAAGCAAAGTCTGAAAAGACTATTACCGGTGGAAATCTTGTTAGCAGCGAAAATGATAATTATGATTTTGGAGGTTTTTTTGTAAGGGAAGAACCTGACCCAAAAGTACTTCAAAAATATAGAGCAATGATTGACTCTATTAACTTAGCTAAAAAAGTAAATTCTTTGAGGAAAAAGGATAATAATTTAAAAGAACGATAATTTTGTTTTTTGATTAATATCAGCTATATTTGAACCCTAATTTGATAAAAAAAGTAGGAAATTATGAAAAAAGGTATTCATCCCGCATACAAAACATGTGAAGTAACGTGTGTTTGTGGTAACCATTTTGTAACAAGGTCAACTGTAAGCAGCATTAAACTTGAAATTTGCTCAGAGTGCCACCCCTTTTTTACAGGCAAACAAAAAATAGTAGACTCAACCGGTAGAGTTGAGAGATTTAATAAAAGATACGGATTAAAAACCCAATCTTAAAGAAAAAATTCCCTTTGGGGCTGCATTCCTATGCAGCCTTTTTTATTTTAAACGAATCCTATTGTGAATTTCCTGTCAATGATATTTTTTTTACTTTGTATGGCAAATATTTTTTTGTTGGAATAAAATAGTTAAATATGGAAGCAGTAACCGAGCAAAAAAGCCTAAATCTATATCAAGGCGTAAGAGGAATTGCTATTAAACTCTTGAATAGGGTAGATAGAACAGATGCTTATCTTGACAAATTACTTGAAATAGAAATAAAAAATTCTGAATTGTGTGGCTCAGAAAAAGCACTGCTATTTGAAATTGTTCATGGTGTTGTTAGATGGTTGGGTAGAATAGATTGGATACTTAATGGTTTTTTTAAGGGGCAGTTTTCTAAATGCATACCAAACGTGAAAAATGCTTTACGAGTAGCTCTTTATCAAATTCTTTTTATCGATAAAATTAATGATATTGATGCAATTAACGATGCAGTTGAATTTGTAAGAAAGTTGCAAGGCCAAAAATCAGCTGAGTTAACCGGCATAATATTACGAAATATTTCCCGTAATAAAGAATCAATCCGTTATCCTAATCCAGAAGAAGATATTATTGCATATTTTAGTGCTTATTATTCTCACCCGTCTTGGCTTGTAAAAAGATGGATAAACAGATTTGGTAAGGAAGAAACAGAAAAACTTTTAGTTTCCAATAACAATAAACCAACTATGACGTTATGTGTTAATACTATTAAGACTAACGATGAAGAGCTTAAAAGTCTGTTACAAAAAGTTGATTTAAAGTATAATGAAGGTAAATTCTCTAAAAATTTTTTTAAGTTGACCAATCTTACTAACATCACCGCTTGGGAATATTACGCTAAAGGATTTTTTACAATTCAAGATGAAAGCAATATTTTACCTGTGCTTTTATTAAACCCTAAGCCGAATCAAAAGATATTAAATTTGTGTTCACCATCAGAATGTAAAACGGTAAACATAGCAAATATGATGAATAATGAAGGTGAAATTGTACTGTTAGATAAATTTGAAAGCAGAATGAAAATTCAAAAAAGAAATTTAGAAAGACTTGGCGTAAGCAATGTTAGAATGGTAATAGCAGACGTAGATAATTTTACAGAGTATGATTTCGATTCGGTTATTATTGATGCGCCCTCTACTGGATTTGGTACATTGGCAAAGAAACCTGACCTTAAATGGAAACAAGATTTAATTGATGTAAGAAAAATATCAAGTATTCAATATCGACTACTCGAAAAAGGTGCAAACTATTTAAAGAAAAATGGTACACTTGTTTATACGGTAAACTCATTTGAACCAGAAGAGACGCATGAAATTATTGAGAGATTTTTGACTAAGAACAAGAACTTTAAATTAATCGATGCTTCTAATCTCCTTGAAAAAGAGTTAGTAGATTCACATGGCTTTATTCAAACTATGCCGCATTTACACTCAGTGGATGGCATATTTGCTGCTAAGATTATAAAAGAAAATTGAATATAAAAATGTTATCAGAACTATTAGATAATTTTGCAAAAGAACTAAAAGCAATTAGAGAAGAAAAAAAGATATCACTTCAGCAAATATCCATCAAAACAAAAATAGATCCAAAATTTCTTGAAGCTATAGAAGAAGCTAACTTTGATATACTG
Coding sequences within it:
- a CDS encoding DNA translocase FtsK 4TM domain-containing protein, which encodes MASRKKLKVVKENTSNSNYFIISIEKKKKIFAIFLIVFALLIFLSILSYSRFDDANFSYKITDLIKVFSSNPEIAAKASSTHNWLGIFGAFISNFFIHATLGYFSIVFPIIMFIWGYSILRSQNYRAAIYLSNFLIIMGVLLATFFGMLRFTPEISLFTDTFELSGNTGAFLGKAIGKLFGGLGSIIFLSAAIFITLLIAFDIKITKTLEFIKSIFVHEDSNDAEPIKIKAPVEEKTEDNLEKIKELRRESRLKSLFESKKSKEGLANEEEAGTKIKIIKNVDTDKIIEPYLEEELDKPKEKKQKTIAEDQIVPEIDKDEEAKLPEQWEEEIDYVFPKLDLLTMPEDEEVKIHEEELKRNAELLKEKLSLFDIQIEDITVTPGPVVTLYEIVPSPGVKISRIVSLEHDIALALAARGIRIIAPIPGKSAIGVEIPNAEASLVRARSVIGKLKEAKAELPLALGKTISGEVYITDLAKMPHLLIAGSTGSGKSVGINMIINSLIFSKHPSEVKFVIIDPKKIELSFYKKLNKHFLAISPDIEEEIITSPSYALLALKAVEYEMEKRYDKLAKAGVRNIVDYNKKISNPKTRPKDTDEMKHYKLPYIIIIIDELADLMITSGKEVEEPIARLAQLARAVGIHLIVATQRPSVNVITGTIKANFSARMAYQVATKIDSRTILDMNGAEQLLGAGDMLFLPGGVPKPIRIQNAFISTEEVERVTNFIYAQKGFSKRYFLPSLYEKKKEGAGDYLSELDPMFEEAARIVVRHQQGSVSLLQRRLKLGYSRAARIVDQLEQAGIVGPSEGSKAREVIVENEEQLETILRSL
- a CDS encoding RNA polymerase sigma factor, with the protein product MTQNKQLESLTDEELIKEFQDNDTIEAYEILVKRYKDPLMNFVFRFVGDRDVCTDIVQDTMIKFYLNKDSYRSFAKFSTWIYTIAGNLAKNELKRRKRRTIFSLNNDEEDRTIQVEDKTFFAPDRVADSQIKGEIIQRALMKVKPVYREVVILRDIQGLSYEEIAEISGLSLGTVKSRINRGRTHLQKLLEKIYKE
- the uppP gene encoding undecaprenyl-diphosphatase UppP; translated protein: MNIIESIFLGVIQGLTEFLPISSTGHLTLAGKLMKLISDTHPEQWTAFIAVIQLGTMIAVFVYFWNDLISIVKDFIWQSLIKRKSFAEQNINSKLGWYLIIGTIPVVIVGLGFKNIIEGAITKNLFVISSSLIVLAIFLAAAEKISSFNKKIENIKWYDALLIGIAQCLALIPGSSRSGTTITAALLLGFERETAAKFSFLLSLPAVLGSGLLELYESLKFIDSSITINLILATIISAAVGYLSIEFLLKYLRKHTTYVFVYYRITIGLLILALILFGVITK
- the holA gene encoding DNA polymerase III subunit delta, with product MSKPKIQSVNELPNCLTKKKLQPVFFFFGEDFYSIDNAVKMVLEAVQPLIASEFDKEIISIEKGGKSLSEILDNAYTFPFGGKKRLIIIKNFEKTTDKKLLINYLKQPPEFTILVIAYYDKITDVSKEPFNTLNKFNFIFEAKKPDEDDLSIWIAEKAKENKITISNENAKMLIDIVGNDKFLIEMQLKKIYNFLNEGDEITLEIIQNLASYTKEFSIFDLQDALGKGDKLKALDIAYNLLDNGNEITYILAMLTKFIATVAQSTEMISQNVNDNEASKKIGVSWAYYVNCKKAKYFLSDKHLLNASMALLEADAMVKTMSVDVKTIISMLISNMIKE
- a CDS encoding lysylphosphatidylglycerol synthase transmembrane domain-containing protein — protein: MLLILDKINTRSVKKILGFILPLVFTIFFLLLAFQNVDLKKSIWLITNTSLPWLLVFIFIFFFSHFIRAIRWKIIINSIKKETSLLNLFSAVMIGYGVGCVASRLGEVYRGFFLGRWEKLSRTSMFATVVVERIIDMLALGFSCVVSIYIYSGDLLNEVIWLKASLIVAFSVMAVFIALIYLLIVKKESFYNAIVKFVGRFSHKMADFLAKTFTTLLEGFSSIKGIKSYLLILVYSVIIMLLYALNAYIGFYILELENTYTITFGMAWVLMTISAFGVVIPTPGATGSYHLITIFVLTQLYNFNYTESGAYAILTHFISYVSFIVSSLLLLYVVNRRNFKKGIPKENFLSVFRLNMDEK
- a CDS encoding sodium-dependent transporter, whose product is MKDPEFFTSRWGLILATLGIAVGTGNIWRFSRIVAQNGGGSFLIPWVIFLLIWSVPLIITEFAIGKLTRYAPVGAFTKTAGSKFTWMGGFVAFVTIAIMFYYSVVTGWCIKYMISAFTGNLFNVSDQLQNWNEFSSSYWPMFFHFISMLLGSGVVYFGVVKGIERTSKFLVITLLVILFVLLFRALTLPNSFEGIKFFFTPQLKYITDYKVWLSALTQNAWDTGAGWGLILTYATYMRQKEDIPLNAALIGFGNNSVSLMAGIIIFSTVFALSSNNAIEQIMQSGPANTGITFIYLPILFSKFSNSYFVNSMFAFLFFLALSFAAISSLISMIELATRTLIDFGLIRKKAVMIVGIAGFLFGLPTSLSLKIFLNQDWVWGVGLLISGAFMAFAVNKFGVDKFRDEIINGIGSDVKVGSWYNFLIKFVIPIEAIILIFWWLISSITWDSEWWNPFHIENAATCIFQWGIVLIVLIILNEKITRQIQRASN
- the rsmB gene encoding 16S rRNA (cytosine(967)-C(5))-methyltransferase RsmB — encoded protein: MEAVTEQKSLNLYQGVRGIAIKLLNRVDRTDAYLDKLLEIEIKNSELCGSEKALLFEIVHGVVRWLGRIDWILNGFFKGQFSKCIPNVKNALRVALYQILFIDKINDIDAINDAVEFVRKLQGQKSAELTGIILRNISRNKESIRYPNPEEDIIAYFSAYYSHPSWLVKRWINRFGKEETEKLLVSNNNKPTMTLCVNTIKTNDEELKSLLQKVDLKYNEGKFSKNFFKLTNLTNITAWEYYAKGFFTIQDESNILPVLLLNPKPNQKILNLCSPSECKTVNIANMMNNEGEIVLLDKFESRMKIQKRNLERLGVSNVRMVIADVDNFTEYDFDSVIIDAPSTGFGTLAKKPDLKWKQDLIDVRKISSIQYRLLEKGANYLKKNGTLVYTVNSFEPEETHEIIERFLTKNKNFKLIDASNLLEKELVDSHGFIQTMPHLHSVDGIFAAKIIKEN
- the rpmE gene encoding 50S ribosomal protein L31, with the protein product MKKGIHPAYKTCEVTCVCGNHFVTRSTVSSIKLEICSECHPFFTGKQKIVDSTGRVERFNKRYGLKTQS
- a CDS encoding outer membrane lipoprotein carrier protein LolA, whose product is MIIRSLILFFISTLLFPQSGKSILTKLQQKYSNIKTFSASFQQKIKGQNNFEVNAKGKFYYSQKNKFIIEFNNQVIVSDGNTVWNYNKKSKQVIISSITDEPTSLSIDRIIYDYPSICNVTLEKNSDKNPAFTVLMLTPKDEDAPFKDVKIWVTQDYLINKLEISDLSGSTFIFELSNIELNKDLSNMDFVFTPPKGVRVIDLR
- a CDS encoding peptidylprolyl isomerase, with amino-acid sequence MKFVSVLLIFLFIITSGCNNKRNEGEQKINNSSEDKLNELMDTKNGEKLIATVYTTMGNFEIELYPKLTPVTVKNFVGLSLRKYYNGVTFHRVIKDFMIQTGDPTGTGEGGESIYGGEFQDEFNSSLKHDSPGVVSMANSGPNTNTSQFFITVVPTPWLNGKHTIFGRVVKGMDVVFAISKVKTGPMDRPIEPVVIDSIEVVKRK